Proteins encoded by one window of Acidipropionibacterium virtanenii:
- a CDS encoding carbohydrate ABC transporter permease, whose protein sequence is MSRQKISAESRKEERFAYLLLLPTFIVLALVVGFPLVLSLWQSFFKTGSGINPETGLVEKGDTFVGLENYSAVFSNPDASQQFWNAFGNTTLLTVVGVLVETVLGVIMALIMVRGMRGLGWVRAGILVPWAIPTIVSALMWKLIFNADGIFNRLIGHQVLWTTEGWQAKVAILIADIWKTAPYIGLLTLAGLQTIDTQVYEAAKVDGASPWKTFWRITLPLVRPVLVVAVLFRTLDAMRMFDLPYGLLGMLDSGKTLSMLSWYEAGQSRYGEAAAYSLYLFAYICLAVFVFVKVLGADIMGDQNPDKKRKKKRGGGGEAGSASSSGPAVISAAGSAASAEAAPRRAGGVA, encoded by the coding sequence ATGAGTCGGCAGAAGATCTCGGCCGAGTCCCGCAAGGAGGAGCGATTCGCGTATCTGCTCCTGCTGCCGACGTTCATCGTGCTGGCCCTGGTGGTCGGATTCCCGCTGGTGCTGTCGTTGTGGCAGTCCTTCTTCAAGACCGGTTCGGGGATCAATCCGGAGACGGGGCTGGTGGAGAAGGGCGACACCTTCGTCGGACTGGAGAACTACTCGGCGGTGTTCTCCAACCCGGACGCCTCGCAGCAGTTCTGGAACGCTTTCGGTAACACCACCCTGCTGACCGTGGTCGGCGTCCTCGTCGAGACCGTGCTGGGCGTCATCATGGCGCTCATCATGGTGCGCGGGATGCGCGGGCTGGGTTGGGTGCGGGCCGGAATCCTGGTGCCCTGGGCCATCCCGACCATTGTCTCGGCGCTGATGTGGAAGTTGATCTTCAACGCCGACGGCATCTTCAACAGGCTGATCGGGCATCAGGTGCTGTGGACCACTGAGGGCTGGCAGGCCAAGGTGGCGATTCTGATCGCCGACATCTGGAAGACCGCTCCCTATATCGGTCTGCTCACCCTGGCCGGGCTGCAGACCATCGACACCCAGGTCTACGAGGCCGCGAAGGTCGACGGCGCCAGTCCGTGGAAGACGTTCTGGCGGATCACCCTGCCGCTGGTGCGGCCGGTGCTCGTGGTGGCGGTGCTGTTCCGCACCCTGGACGCCATGAGGATGTTCGACCTGCCCTACGGTCTGCTGGGGATGCTTGATTCGGGTAAGACGTTGTCGATGCTGTCCTGGTACGAGGCCGGTCAGTCGCGGTACGGGGAGGCGGCGGCGTACTCGCTGTACCTGTTCGCCTACATCTGCCTGGCCGTCTTCGTCTTCGTGAAGGTGCTGGGGGCCGACATCATGGGCGACCAGAATCCCGACAAGAAGAGGAAGAAGAAGCGCGGCGGCGGTGGCGAGGCGGGTTCGGCGTCCTCGAGCGGCCCGGCGGTCATCAGTGCGGCCGGTTCGGCAGCGTCTGCTGAGGCGGCGCCTCGGCGTGCAGGAGGTGTGGCATGA
- a CDS encoding carbohydrate ABC transporter permease, translated as MSTVESTVSAEEIEQLRHRRLKPTEQVTRVLTIVGVLLIIVYCLAPFYWMIVSALRLPSMGLSTNFIPSPVSFDNFKAVFSGQNHFGRSLVNSLIVAGITTVLVLVIGTVAAYAMARLKFRGKSFVLFLIISTSMFPVVTLIVPLLRLFTGGYAFFPVNWINSYQAMILPSISFALPLAVWTLNAYFRQLPHELEESAMVDGATRSQAFRKVILPLAAPGVFTTAIITFIAAWNEFLIALTMVNDDTHMTANVAISKFTGVSGYDTPYGTIMAAGVIVTVPLLIVVLIFQRRIVGGLAAGSLK; from the coding sequence ATGAGCACGGTTGAGTCCACGGTCAGCGCGGAGGAGATCGAGCAGCTCCGCCATCGTCGCCTCAAGCCCACCGAGCAGGTGACCAGGGTGTTGACGATCGTCGGCGTCCTGCTGATCATCGTCTACTGCCTGGCCCCCTTCTACTGGATGATCGTCTCGGCGCTGAGGCTGCCGTCGATGGGGCTGAGTACGAATTTCATCCCGAGCCCCGTCAGTTTCGACAACTTCAAGGCGGTGTTCTCGGGGCAGAACCATTTCGGGAGGTCGCTGGTCAATTCGCTGATCGTCGCGGGGATCACCACGGTCCTGGTGCTGGTCATCGGCACTGTGGCCGCTTATGCGATGGCTCGGTTGAAGTTCCGCGGGAAATCGTTTGTGCTGTTCCTCATCATCTCCACCTCGATGTTCCCGGTGGTGACGCTCATCGTTCCGCTGCTGAGACTGTTCACTGGCGGGTACGCGTTCTTCCCGGTGAACTGGATCAACAGCTATCAGGCGATGATTCTGCCGTCGATCAGCTTCGCGCTGCCGTTGGCGGTGTGGACGTTGAACGCCTATTTCCGCCAGCTTCCCCATGAGCTGGAGGAGTCGGCGATGGTGGACGGGGCCACCCGCAGTCAGGCGTTCCGCAAGGTGATCCTTCCGCTGGCCGCTCCGGGTGTCTTCACCACTGCGATCATCACCTTCATCGCGGCGTGGAACGAGTTCCTCATCGCCCTGACGATGGTCAACGACGACACGCACATGACCGCGAACGTGGCCATCTCGAAATTCACCGGCGTCTCCGGCTATGACACTCCCTACGGGACGATCATGGCGGCCGGCGTCATCGTGACGGTGCCGCTGCTGATCGTGGTGCTCATCTTCCAGCGCCGGATCGTCGGCGGGCTGGCCGCCGGATCTCTCAAGTAG
- a CDS encoding APC family permease — protein MTQVEKGTGGGAGFKKAIGLFSGISLICGMIIGSGIFYSGSFVLERTHMSYGLALICWFIGGLLALLGSLCFAELGAQYPETGGEVVYLRKAYHPSVGFSFGFTMLMAGMTASIAALCQALPMAVKSVLNLSDGQVKLIAYALIIALTAYNMMGVKVGAMVGNITMIAKLIPLVLIIVAGLFLGHQTPHMNLAPVVDGLPASPVAILSMIGFGTVSVFWAYEGWENLGTVAGEMKNPRKDLPKAMMISAAICTALYLLFNFAIFRVLPAGTISSAVASGDLYLGMQTAKVLFGAAGGVLVLVCMVVAIFSCLNAEILAFPRNYYAMAEEGHFFKIFTRVSPRTGVPTTAMIAQCIVVMILITMGNLEQLTSMTVFTTMIYNTLTIVSVIVSRRKYPTLERPFKAWGYPAIVFVNVAIYVALMVNTFVTDPFTAIVGALIPVVSFIVYFAYDKAKKHGGGDAGGGKDAVPASVSDGPAGDLDPV, from the coding sequence ATGACGCAGGTCGAGAAGGGCACCGGTGGGGGAGCCGGCTTCAAGAAGGCCATCGGCCTGTTCAGCGGGATCAGCCTGATCTGCGGCATGATCATCGGCTCGGGCATCTTCTACTCCGGCTCCTTCGTGCTGGAACGCACCCACATGAGCTACGGACTGGCACTGATCTGCTGGTTCATCGGGGGCCTGCTGGCGCTGCTGGGATCGCTGTGCTTCGCCGAGCTGGGGGCGCAGTACCCCGAGACCGGCGGCGAGGTGGTCTACCTGCGCAAGGCCTACCACCCGTCAGTGGGGTTCTCCTTCGGCTTCACCATGCTCATGGCGGGGATGACGGCGTCCATCGCGGCGCTGTGCCAGGCCCTGCCGATGGCCGTGAAATCGGTGCTGAACCTGTCCGACGGGCAGGTCAAACTCATCGCCTACGCCCTCATCATCGCCCTGACCGCCTACAACATGATGGGCGTCAAGGTCGGTGCGATGGTCGGGAACATCACGATGATCGCCAAGCTCATCCCGCTGGTGCTCATCATCGTGGCCGGCCTGTTCCTGGGTCACCAGACGCCTCACATGAACCTGGCCCCGGTGGTGGACGGGCTCCCGGCCTCCCCGGTAGCGATCCTGTCGATGATCGGCTTCGGCACCGTCTCGGTGTTCTGGGCCTACGAGGGCTGGGAGAACCTGGGCACCGTCGCCGGGGAGATGAAGAATCCTCGCAAGGATCTGCCGAAGGCGATGATGATCTCGGCGGCCATCTGCACGGCCCTGTATCTGCTGTTCAACTTCGCGATCTTCCGGGTGCTGCCGGCCGGCACCATCTCGTCGGCGGTGGCCTCGGGGGATCTTTACCTGGGGATGCAGACCGCCAAGGTGCTCTTCGGCGCGGCCGGCGGCGTCCTGGTGCTGGTGTGCATGGTGGTGGCGATCTTCTCCTGCCTCAACGCCGAGATCCTCGCCTTCCCGCGCAACTACTACGCGATGGCCGAGGAGGGCCACTTCTTCAAGATCTTCACCCGGGTGAGCCCGCGCACGGGTGTGCCGACCACCGCGATGATCGCCCAGTGCATCGTCGTGATGATCCTCATCACGATGGGCAATCTGGAACAGCTCACCTCGATGACCGTGTTCACCACGATGATCTACAACACCCTGACCATCGTCTCGGTGATCGTCAGCCGCAGGAAGTACCCCACCTTGGAGCGTCCCTTCAAGGCGTGGGGGTACCCGGCGATCGTCTTCGTCAATGTGGCGATCTATGTGGCCCTGATGGTCAACACCTTCGTCACCGACCCCTTCACCGCGATCGTCGGCGCCCTCATCCCGGTGGTCTCCTTCATCGTCTACTTCGCCTATGACAAGGCCAAGAAGCACGGCGGGGGAGACGCCGGCGGCGGGAAGGACGCCGTGCCAGCCAGTGTCTCGGACGGCCCGGCCGGAGACCTCGACCCGGTCTGA
- a CDS encoding SDR family NAD(P)-dependent oxidoreductase: MTDIRPTIDTPAASGPVPAPGVNPFARLEAEVVLVTGGAQGIGAAVRDSFAAVGAKVVAADLSFSDEGPARHDGEEFWRAHLDVTDEAGVEALADAVAADPGLGTIGVLVNCAGSSTMARVVDTTADQWEFNLGLNARGSFLTARAVARRLEAAGRPGRIILVASQAGKNGYRGMGAYVASKHAVLGLTKTLAIEEAPYGITVNAVCPGIIETAMKWRERVEGGELRGMSAADVEAEDNSQVPLGRTGQPADVAGVCLFLASDLASYMTGQGINVTGGMTMN, translated from the coding sequence TTGACCGACATCCGACCCACCATCGACACGCCCGCCGCGTCCGGACCCGTCCCGGCCCCCGGCGTCAACCCCTTCGCACGGCTGGAGGCAGAGGTGGTGCTGGTGACCGGCGGGGCCCAGGGGATCGGGGCCGCGGTGCGCGACTCCTTCGCCGCGGTCGGGGCGAAGGTGGTGGCCGCCGACCTGTCCTTCAGCGACGAGGGGCCTGCTCGCCACGACGGCGAGGAGTTCTGGCGGGCCCACCTGGACGTCACCGACGAGGCCGGGGTGGAGGCCCTGGCCGACGCCGTGGCGGCCGATCCGGGGCTGGGCACCATCGGGGTGCTGGTGAACTGCGCGGGTTCCTCCACGATGGCGCGGGTGGTCGACACCACGGCGGACCAGTGGGAGTTCAACCTGGGGCTCAACGCGCGCGGGTCCTTCCTGACCGCCCGGGCGGTCGCCCGGCGTCTGGAGGCCGCCGGAAGGCCCGGGAGGATCATCCTGGTCGCCAGCCAGGCCGGCAAGAACGGCTACCGCGGGATGGGCGCCTATGTCGCCTCCAAGCACGCCGTGCTCGGCCTCACCAAGACCTTGGCCATCGAGGAGGCGCCCTACGGGATCACCGTCAATGCGGTGTGCCCGGGCATCATCGAGACCGCGATGAAGTGGCGCGAGCGCGTGGAGGGCGGCGAGCTGCGCGGCATGAGCGCCGCTGACGTCGAGGCCGAGGACAACTCCCAGGTGCCGCTGGGGCGCACCGGTCAGCCCGCCGACGTCGCCGGGGTCTGCCTCTTCCTGGCCTCCGACCTGGCCTCCTACATGACCGGCCAGGGGATCAATGTCACCGGCGGCATGACGATGAACTGA